Within Populus trichocarpa isolate Nisqually-1 chromosome 6, P.trichocarpa_v4.1, whole genome shotgun sequence, the genomic segment TTCTTTTCACTCAAGGAGCTCTTATTGTACTCGGCTTATATGTCCTAACAACCACCATATTGAATCACATATTTCATTTCAGTGCTCCGGTATCTAATACCATTCTTGTTATAATGGTTGTCCTTCTCATGGCTCCATTTGCAATACCCATAAAAATGACATTTCACCGCATGAGAGTCAGTAAACCAGAGATGCATCACCAGCCAGTTGAGACTCCAGACAGTGTGATACAAGAAGACAACGCAGACAAAACCGAACCACTGCTGAAatcatcttcatcaacaacAGCCCTTGGAAGTTTTCGGGAAAATGTTGAGGCATCTGAGGTGGCTATGCTTCTAGCTGAGGGTGAAGGGGCTGTGAAGAAGAAGCGGAGACCCAAAAGAGGGGAGGATTTCAGATTTACTGAAGCCCTAATAAAGGCTGATTTCTGGCTTCTTTTCTTTGTGTACTTTGTGGGTGTTGGATCTGGGGTAACGGTGCTAAATAATCTGGCCCAGATAGGAATTGCACAAGGCGTGCATGATACTACCATCTTGTTGTCGCTCTTCAGCTTTTGCAATTTTGTGGGGCGTCTTGGTGGGGGTATTGTGTCTGAACATTTTGTCAGGTTACTACACTCTTTCCTTCTTGGCTAATCATTAAGTTCATTACATTGAAGTTTTCTGCATTTTGATGCCTAATTGATTTACATGCTCTACatttaaaaggttaaaaaaaccaaatcatctAAACCATGCAAGTCTTGGCTTAGAGCCAGTTactttataaacaaaatataaaacacagAAAAACATTTTCATTCTCAAATTGTGTCATGATGGGGCTTAGTTCCAGGAATAATACTGTCACTCCATCTATTGGACATTGCGAGCATCCTCTGAGAATTAAGTTGCATCGGTTTTTCTTCTGTTATATGCTCCAGATATTGATGCTCGTAGACGGAGAAAACATATGCATAAGAAGCGTAGCTCATGTTCTGCCAAAATGTCATATGAATGTTACTTGTCATATTTCCATGAGCTTTTGTCTTTTGCACATCCTAAAATTTCTTTATCAGTCCATTGTAATTGTCTGACTGTCGGTTCCAAAAGAATACAGACTGCACAGGCTACAATATTTTTGTGGTGTTGTATTACTTTGATGTGTTGGACATTTATTCCTTGCAGATCAAAAACAATCCCTCGGACAATATGGATGACGTGCACTCAAGTAATGATGATCATAACGTACCTGTTGTTTGCTTCTGCAATTGATGGTATCCTTTACGCCGCAACAGCATTACTTGGGATCTGCTATGGAGTTCAGTTCTCGATAATGATACCGACTGTCTCTGAGCTTTTCGGCTTGAAgcattttggtttattttacaACTTCATGTCACTAGGAAATCCTCTCGGTGCGTTCCTTTTCTCAGGTCTCCTGGCGGGCTATGTATATGATAACGAGGCAGCAAAGCAGCAGGTACCAAATTTGCTGTCCAATTCAAGCATCTCCTGCTTGGGTCCAAATTGCTTCAGGCTCACCTTCTTGGTTCTGGCTGGTGCCTGCGGTTTGGGCTCCATCTTGAGCATTATTCTAACTATGAGGATAAGGCCTGTCTATGAGATGCTTTATGCTGGGGGTTCTTTCAGGCTTCCTCAAACTTCAAATCACCAACCTGCTCGAAGTGGAATATGATAAGTTGAGGCCATAGGAAGCCATTCTCCTGAAGCACATGACATAGTAGATATTCCGGCTATGTAAATTCACTTTTTAAGAATTTGCACAATGCGTTGCAAGTTTGAGTGCCAACCCAGGAAATCAACAGTCATCTAATTCATGCTAGAACTAGTTATGATGATAAAGTTTTCCTCTCCATATGACAGCTAAAATGCAATTGAGGAGGATAGTTATCGATGATTGATATCCTGTTTTAGCTAGAAGTATACCGAACAAGGTTCATGTATCTATTATTTTTGGTTTCCTTGAAAATGCACTTCTaaatttctttgatgaataattttgCACTAGTGTAATGGTTCAGCTCAAATCTTTGAGTGGTTTTTTTGAATTGGATAACTGTTGTTTTCGATCTATAATTTAGTTTAGATTGCAtgcatttttatataattaagttcATCTTggtcaaaataaaatcatagcaTACATACTAAATAGATATTAAAACTTGCAATGTATATAGTGTATGAGGGGCATACCCCAAGGAATATAAATGCTTGTTACCTGgtctatttaacaaaaaataacaagaaaaaaaagcaaaagctaaaaaagaaactcaaaaaGGACAAAAGTAGATTATGAAGACAAATAACAAATAAGTCGGTCGACTAGTTAATTACATATGAAACTGTACTAAACAGAATCTCGAAATCAACAAGAGCAATTATATCTCATGACTCTCAGAGGCATCAAATGGACCTGAAAGTAGCTGGGATATGAAACCTGGTTCGAGCTCTATCAAATGGGActggaccaaataaaaaatgtctttgcAAACATCTTGATGAGATCAATAAATCTTATGGAAGACTTGATTATTTCTCTCACACTAGATGAAGTAAATCAAGGTTGTAAGGGCTAGCCAAGTAAGTAGATGtgtaaattcttttttcttttatagtgCTTGCATGCCCACTAAAGTAGATGATGCCATATAAAAGAAGGCCAACCCATAAGGGTCATATTCTTGATAACACCCTAAACTGTAGCAAAGAAAGGACACTGAAAGAATAAATGTTCATGTGTTTCAACCTACAacccacaaaaaaaacatgtcgaATAGGGAATGATCTGAAAAGCATGTAGTCTATCCATGATGTTGAGACAACCCATAGATACAAGCAACATGATAAAGAGTGTCTCATGATGAAACCTGGAAACCAGAGAAGATGGTGCATATAGTCTATAGGTCTGGAATATTTAAGAACCTCCCATGCCGAGTCAATAGAGAACCTCCCCAATTAGTTACCGTTCCAAACATAATGGTTTGGTAAGGCACTCCTGGGTTAAAAGTAATCGAGTCTATATAAGCTGGAGCTCTAGACTACCCGATGGAAAAACCCAAGTATCCCTCTTAATGATGTTTGAGACCTTAGCATTCCACGATAACCTAATAGAAGTGAGCACCCTAAAAGACACTAGGTTGCATAATCGTTGCCCATCTGGCAATCAATAGTCTAACCCCAAAGAGGTAGTAGTTCCATTACCAATACTGGAGACGAACTTCCTTTTACACCAATCTTTGATGAGTAGAACCTTCCTCCATGACTAAGAGGACATTGAAGGAGGCATGACATGCCATAAGGATCTGCCTTTGAGCAAAACATTATCGACCTATCCCGACCAAATTGATGATCAATCTGATAGTAGTCGCTAGACATGCTTGAGAATAACTGCTTCATTCCAAGTTTGAGCCTCCTTTATTTTTAGGCCACCCTTCTTAAAGGATAACAAACATAGACCCGAACCACCTTAGCCCCTAAGTGGGAGATAGAGCAACTTTTCTAAAGAAAGGCAGCTAAGATACCCTTAATCCTCTTAATAATAGAGCAAGAAAGAATAAACATGGAGGACCAATAAAACTGGATGGAGAAGAGAAATGATTTGATTAGTTGAACACGCCCAACAtaagtaaaagaagaagaaaagatacaCAACTTAATCTTGGAGAGAATCCGCTCTACTAAAGGCTTACAATCAGAGTGAGTCAGTTTAGTAGATATCAATAGAACCTTAAATTAAAGGGTTTTGTAAGCCCTCTCTAAAAATACCTCTTAAGTTCTCCATAGTcaggataaataaataaggggACAAATGATCACCCTGTAGATGAACCCTGGAAGATGGGAAGAAACCACAATTctctccattaaaaaaaatttattttcgtATGAAAACAATTCCAACAACAAAATTGaacataaaaattcaacaataaaaagaaaaacaaatataatgcaaaatatatatataaaaaaaaagaaaaatcttaccttaactTTGTTACGAGTGAAGTTGagtagagaaaaaaagaacaaattcatacaatatgttaattaaaaaaaagagtaaaactgagaagagaaaaaaaaaagagaagagaatgaCTTACCTGGTAGGaatgaaggagaaaaaagaagagaaggagttaagaaggagagagagagagagagagagagagagagagagagagagacgttttgttttttacaaaaaaaaggaagagagaagaagaagaaatacttGTCTTTTATGAAATTAGGGAATCTGGTCtttatttaaggtttttttatcgaAGGTTTTACCgatagataattaaatattaatatttttgacattttctTTGGTGTTTTTATCTGTAATATTTAGTTGAAAATTTTCAGAACCCCCCAAATATCACCGATGACTTTTCAGTCCATTACTGATTTCGTCTGCaatgaacaataattaacagtgTCATTGAGAAGTGAACAATTCCAAAGCTCTCAGGAAAATATCGATGAGCTTAATTTGTTGGTGATTCCATATGtaataaatataatgaataGTGTTATTGAGAAGTGAACAATTTCAAACCTCTCTAGAATAAACCAATAGACTTAATCTGTCAGTGTATTTGTTGGTATTTTATAGTAAGTCGGTAATTCCATCTgtataaaacaatatatgtgGCCATATTTTATCTATATTCTTTATCTATCCATCATGTAAATACTTAAAATCAAAACAGCGTACACAACACAATAATACTAGTTCtgtgtataataataaaattaaaaaaaataaatgtttcctTATCATGTAATAATAAATGCATGTCATTGTCATTACCCTAAAgataatttcattacacatttgtgtgttgtgcaaattaatcagaattgtcttcttcaatttcatcttcgtCATCGTCATCTCCATCATAATCTTCTATATTGGTTCTGTATGTCTGTTGGTTCTCAAAACATCATTCAATTCCTCAACGTtaacatcaatattaataaaagtattcttgataatatgaaaattcaaattttattttaaatcagtAGACAAAGCAACTcgatatcaataaattatttaatcaaattaaaaaatatcatctccCACTGTTACTAAGTTATTCTATTTCAATTTTTCGTGCGCATATGAGAAGCCCATTAAAACCATCTAAAAGGTAAAAAGTCACA encodes:
- the LOC18099889 gene encoding protein NUCLEAR FUSION DEFECTIVE 4 isoform X1; this encodes MVNLKAGTRPPWVGLGAAVWVQIASGNAYNFPLYSHSLKSVLGFNQHQLTMLGVANDVGENVGLIPGIACNKFPPWVILLIGALSCFFGYGVLWLALSSKVQSLPYWLLCLALCVATNSSAWLSTAVLVTNMRNFPLSRGTVAGVLKGYGGISAAVFTEIYSTLLRNSSSKLLMFLALGIPVLCFIVMYFVRACTPASGEDSSEHAHFLFTQGALIVLGLYVLTTTILNHIFHFSAPVSNTILVIMVVLLMAPFAIPIKMTFHRMRVSKPEMHHQPVETPDSVIQEDNADKTEPLLKSSSSTTALGSFRENVEASEVAMLLAEGEGAVKKKRRPKRGEDFRFTEALIKADFWLLFFVYFVGVGSGVTVLNNLAQIGIAQGVHDTTILLSLFSFCNFVGRLGGGIVSEHFVRSKTIPRTIWMTCTQVMMIITYLLFASAIDGILYAATALLGICYGVQFSIMIPTVSELFGLKHFGLFYNFMSLGNPLGAFLFSGLLAGYVYDNEAAKQQVPNLLSNSSISCLGPNCFRLTFLVLAGACGLGSILSIILTMRIRPVYEMLYAGGSFRLPQTSNHQPARSGI
- the LOC18099889 gene encoding protein NUCLEAR FUSION DEFECTIVE 4 isoform X2; this translates as MNSLLCLALCVATNSSAWLSTAVLVTNMRNFPLSRGTVAGVLKGYGGISAAVFTEIYSTLLRNSSSKLLMFLALGIPVLCFIVMYFVRACTPASGEDSSEHAHFLFTQGALIVLGLYVLTTTILNHIFHFSAPVSNTILVIMVVLLMAPFAIPIKMTFHRMRVSKPEMHHQPVETPDSVIQEDNADKTEPLLKSSSSTTALGSFRENVEASEVAMLLAEGEGAVKKKRRPKRGEDFRFTEALIKADFWLLFFVYFVGVGSGVTVLNNLAQIGIAQGVHDTTILLSLFSFCNFVGRLGGGIVSEHFVRSKTIPRTIWMTCTQVMMIITYLLFASAIDGILYAATALLGICYGVQFSIMIPTVSELFGLKHFGLFYNFMSLGNPLGAFLFSGLLAGYVYDNEAAKQQVPNLLSNSSISCLGPNCFRLTFLVLAGACGLGSILSIILTMRIRPVYEMLYAGGSFRLPQTSNHQPARSGI